The Brasilonema sennae CENA114 genome includes a region encoding these proteins:
- a CDS encoding efflux RND transporter periplasmic adaptor subunit produces the protein MMGHYQKKKFKTGIQWLAWSGVLAALSAGGYLTYFLVVNRPPEAVAVSLVTVERGNVETAINESGTVELREQRVVKSPTDGAVERVLVKPGQKVRSGQVLLTLRYPERKVAIAKHELEIREQEFTVVRNREKIVEAQQQLTAEQRELSKLSSLAKVGAVAQQQVQKQEDTVRADQAKVRDAQAEARISALKLESLELERQRIQQQLKDTIVSAPFDSAVLGVYVKDGDGVQFRTNLLTLGDLKEVLVKLQLSTLNAARVRVNQVARVNAIGPSAQKFTGRVQSLYPQALTPEETQKQEGGSQNQSTQSVVPATVLLDTPTSKLLPGSRVNVEVVLEQRQNVVVLSTEAIQRSEAQPFVWVRDSQNKAQKRTINLGLEGLVTVEVTSGLRAGEQIIVPPAQSQLKPGTPVTPSEGTQE, from the coding sequence ATGATGGGGCACTACCAAAAAAAGAAATTTAAAACTGGAATTCAATGGCTAGCGTGGTCAGGGGTTCTAGCGGCGCTCAGCGCTGGCGGCTATTTAACCTACTTCCTAGTTGTGAATCGACCTCCCGAAGCAGTCGCAGTAAGCTTGGTCACGGTGGAGCGAGGCAATGTTGAAACCGCAATCAATGAGAGCGGTACTGTTGAACTACGCGAACAGAGGGTAGTCAAGTCCCCAACCGATGGTGCAGTGGAACGGGTATTGGTAAAGCCAGGGCAGAAAGTAAGGTCTGGTCAAGTGCTACTCACGTTGCGTTATCCTGAGCGAAAAGTTGCCATTGCCAAGCATGAATTGGAGATTCGGGAACAGGAATTTACCGTGGTACGCAATCGTGAGAAAATTGTCGAAGCCCAGCAGCAACTCACAGCCGAACAACGGGAACTCAGCAAACTTTCATCTCTGGCCAAAGTGGGAGCTGTTGCTCAACAACAAGTTCAAAAGCAGGAAGACACAGTGCGTGCAGACCAGGCAAAAGTGCGAGATGCTCAGGCAGAGGCACGTATCAGCGCTCTCAAGCTTGAGAGTCTGGAACTGGAGCGCCAACGCATTCAGCAGCAACTCAAAGATACCATTGTGAGTGCGCCGTTTGATAGTGCAGTTTTGGGTGTTTATGTCAAGGATGGTGATGGGGTTCAGTTCCGCACTAACTTGCTCACTTTAGGCGACCTTAAGGAAGTACTGGTCAAGCTTCAGCTTTCCACCCTCAACGCAGCCCGAGTCCGGGTGAACCAAGTTGCCCGCGTGAATGCGATCGGACCATCAGCACAGAAGTTCACCGGACGTGTGCAAAGTTTGTATCCTCAAGCACTCACACCTGAAGAAACTCAGAAACAGGAGGGCGGCAGCCAAAACCAATCGACTCAATCGGTGGTGCCTGCTACGGTGCTGCTTGATACCCCTACTAGCAAATTGCTCCCTGGTAGCCGGGTGAATGTTGAGGTTGTTTTAGAACAACGACAAAACGTAGTCGTTTTGAGTACAGAAGCGATTCAACGCTCTGAAGCACAGCCCTTTGTCTGGGTTCGGGATAGTCAAAATAAAGCCCAGAAACGAACCATCAACCTGGGATTGGAGGGGTTAGTAACCGTAGAAGTGACCTCTGGTTTGCGTGCTGGCGAACAGATTATAGTGCCGCCTGCCCAGTCGCAACTCAAGCCAGGAACACCAGTTACCCCTTCTGAGGGAACTCAAGAATGA